The following proteins are encoded in a genomic region of bacterium:
- a CDS encoding DUF4097 family beta strand repeat protein — protein MNSHSNPGLRSHGAVTALVAVVVLVAAGLATAAERPVSESGRMPADGRVAISNIAGMVKVIGWDKAEISVTGTLGDDVERLEFSAGERAEVEVIYKNQHKGLRNLMGNRKGEHHESVTINDGADLTIQVPRGCRLEVEVVAAGVDVSGLDAVIEVTSVSGDVDVRGACRRLEIDSVSGSVEVDGAGAESEVSTVSGSLRIRCDDSDLQVDTVTGDASVDCASLRSLQANTVNGTISMSGRPASGATIEAESVNGSLTLSVPGDVSAAFEVTTFNGDIENAFGQKPERTDQYVPGQELTFTNGSGAADIKLNTLNGKIRILRK, from the coding sequence ATGAACAGCCATTCGAATCCGGGACTTCGCAGCCACGGCGCGGTGACTGCGCTCGTTGCGGTCGTCGTGCTCGTCGCGGCCGGCCTGGCGACGGCGGCCGAACGACCCGTCAGCGAAAGCGGCCGCATGCCGGCCGACGGCCGCGTCGCGATCAGCAACATCGCCGGCATGGTGAAGGTCATCGGCTGGGACAAGGCCGAGATCAGCGTGACAGGCACGCTCGGCGACGACGTGGAGCGGCTCGAGTTCTCGGCCGGCGAGCGGGCCGAGGTCGAGGTCATCTACAAGAACCAGCACAAGGGACTGCGCAACCTGATGGGCAACCGAAAGGGCGAACACCACGAGTCGGTCACGATCAACGACGGCGCCGACCTGACCATCCAGGTGCCGCGGGGCTGCCGCCTCGAGGTCGAGGTGGTCGCGGCCGGCGTGGATGTCTCGGGCCTGGACGCCGTGATCGAGGTGACGTCGGTCAGTGGCGATGTCGACGTGCGCGGAGCGTGCCGTCGGCTGGAGATCGACAGCGTCAGCGGCAGCGTCGAGGTGGACGGCGCGGGAGCCGAGTCCGAAGTGTCGACCGTGTCGGGCAGCCTCAGGATCCGCTGCGACGATTCCGACCTGCAGGTGGATACCGTCACCGGCGACGCCAGCGTCGACTGCGCCAGCCTCAGGAGCCTGCAGGCCAACACGGTTAACGGGACCATCTCCATGTCGGGCCGGCCCGCTTCGGGCGCGACCATCGAGGCCGAGTCGGTCAACGGCAGCCTGACCCTTTCGGTGCCCGGCGACGTGAGCGCCGCCTTCGAGGTCACGACCTTCAACGGCGACATCGAGAACGCCTTCGGGCAGAAGCCCGAGCGCACCGACCAGTACGTGCCGGGCCAGGAACTGACCTTCACCAACGGCAGCGGCGCCGCCGACATCAAGCTGAACACCCTCAACGGCAAGATCCGCATCCTCCGGAAATAA
- a CDS encoding M2 family metallopeptidase, whose product MQPRTLAGLGMAMLAAGVMSIWYLNRGDAGAGPEPGHDLKPAPATVAPLVPALVPEQGGPEDVAAFLTHYNDEYRRLWTAAEGAKFAAESDIGEANTRARIEAGQALGGFVGSAAVIEQLEQMRGRADATPLQGRQLDAAWRLAAHYPAPVGERVGTLITTEAQATDSLYAGNWILRVPGRPERVVTPNQLDDLVAGSRDLAFRQAAWECSKDVGPRLKDLLVDLQGLRNGVAREMGYSSYFALETDNYGLGADEMLTLMDELVAGIMPLYQQLHCWTRHELAARYGEPVPKRIPAHWLDNRYGQAWPGIVEGVDMDRMLRDVQPSWLVEQAERFYVSMGFPNLPPRFWSASDLYELPPDATRRKNTHASAWHVDLDQDVRALMSVKADFDWFSTTHHELGHVYYYLAYSRPEVPPILREGANRAFHEGIGTLIELAAGQVPYLEQAGLLAPGEAPDEIRWLLNQALTGPVTFLPFACGTMTHWEYDLYEKDLPRNLYNTRWWEYAARYQGLEPPTPRGEQWCDAATKTHVIDDPAQYYDYAISEVILHQLHRYICREILAQDVHAANYYGSRQTGQYLDSILRLGATRDWAQVMREATGEDLSSAALLEYFAPLQAWLEKENAGRDVTF is encoded by the coding sequence ATGCAACCGCGCACCCTCGCTGGCCTCGGCATGGCCATGCTCGCGGCCGGCGTCATGTCCATCTGGTACCTGAACCGCGGCGACGCTGGGGCCGGGCCGGAGCCCGGCCACGACCTCAAGCCGGCGCCGGCAACCGTGGCGCCGCTGGTGCCCGCGCTGGTGCCCGAGCAGGGCGGGCCCGAGGACGTGGCCGCCTTCCTCACGCACTACAACGACGAGTACCGGCGCCTGTGGACCGCGGCCGAGGGCGCCAAGTTCGCCGCCGAGTCCGACATCGGCGAGGCCAACACGCGTGCCCGCATCGAGGCCGGCCAGGCCCTGGGCGGTTTCGTGGGCAGTGCCGCGGTGATCGAGCAGCTGGAACAGATGCGCGGCCGGGCCGACGCCACGCCGCTGCAGGGACGCCAGCTGGACGCTGCCTGGCGACTGGCCGCCCACTACCCGGCGCCGGTCGGGGAGCGCGTGGGCACGCTGATCACGACCGAGGCCCAGGCTACCGACAGCCTGTACGCGGGCAACTGGATCCTTCGCGTTCCCGGCCGCCCCGAACGCGTGGTGACCCCCAACCAGCTGGACGACCTCGTCGCCGGCAGCCGCGACCTGGCGTTTCGACAGGCCGCCTGGGAATGCAGCAAGGACGTCGGTCCGCGCCTGAAGGACCTGCTCGTGGACCTGCAGGGCCTGCGCAACGGCGTGGCGCGAGAGATGGGTTATTCGTCGTATTTCGCCCTGGAGACCGACAACTACGGGCTGGGCGCCGACGAGATGCTGACCCTGATGGACGAACTGGTGGCCGGCATCATGCCCCTGTACCAGCAGCTGCACTGCTGGACACGCCACGAACTGGCCGCCCGATACGGGGAACCGGTGCCCAAGCGGATCCCGGCGCACTGGCTGGACAACCGCTACGGCCAGGCGTGGCCGGGCATCGTCGAGGGCGTCGACATGGATCGCATGCTGCGCGATGTGCAGCCCAGCTGGCTCGTGGAGCAGGCCGAGCGGTTCTACGTCTCGATGGGATTTCCGAACCTGCCGCCCCGCTTCTGGTCAGCCAGCGACCTCTACGAATTGCCGCCCGATGCAACACGACGCAAGAACACGCATGCCTCGGCCTGGCACGTGGACCTGGACCAGGACGTGCGCGCGCTGATGAGCGTGAAAGCCGACTTCGACTGGTTCAGCACCACGCACCACGAACTGGGCCACGTGTACTACTATCTGGCCTACAGTCGTCCCGAGGTGCCGCCCATCCTGCGCGAGGGCGCCAACCGCGCCTTCCATGAGGGCATCGGCACGCTGATCGAGTTGGCAGCCGGACAGGTCCCCTATCTCGAGCAGGCCGGCCTGCTGGCACCGGGCGAGGCTCCCGACGAGATCCGCTGGCTCCTCAACCAGGCGCTGACCGGACCGGTGACGTTCCTTCCTTTCGCCTGCGGCACGATGACGCACTGGGAATACGACCTCTACGAAAAGGACCTGCCGCGCAACCTGTACAACACCCGCTGGTGGGAATATGCCGCGCGCTACCAGGGCCTGGAGCCGCCGACGCCGCGCGGCGAGCAGTGGTGCGACGCGGCCACGAAGACCCATGTCATCGACGACCCGGCGCAGTACTACGACTACGCGATCAGCGAAGTCATCCTGCACCAGCTGCACCGGTACATCTGCCGCGAGATCCTGGCGCAGGACGTGCACGCGGCGAACTACTACGGCAGCCGGCAGACCGGGCAGTACCTGGACTCGATCCTGCGCCTGGGCGCCACGCGCGACTGGGCGCAGGTCATGCGCGAAGCCACCGGCGAGGACCTCTCCAGCGCCGCCCTTCTGGAATATTTCGCCCCGCTGCAGGCCTGGCTCGAGAAGGAGAACGCGGGCCGCGACGTCACGTTCTAG
- a CDS encoding deoxyhypusine synthase: MRRICGCRHPQHGRRRAREACARADDLRPRDRRCGHDGTPDPRADQGAGLHHDRPGRAGPVGNAVDRHARARRPQLPPVEGPAQGGVPRTAGGRVRRRGADAAAREPGPRFPGRPAGVPADGLRPAVRKRRAPLNKKEILSDVLRHVDVKAFDARPLIQAYGDMAFQARNLSRATGILNQMLADRECSVILTLAGSLCSAGLKDALALMVENNMVDAIVSTGANIVDQDFFEGMGFRHYKGAPHAVDDQKLREMGIDRIYDTYIDEDELRECDMAIAEIAGTLEPRAYSSREFIQAMGAWLDKRGLGCEHSIVHAAWKKDVPIFCPAFSDCSAGFGLVHHQWHSEKYLTIDSVADFRELTRIKLECGETGIFMIGGGVPKNFTQDVVVATDILGEEKPMHKYALQITVADERDGALSGSTLQEACSWGKVDTAFEQMVWAEATLVLPLMVSDAWHRGAWKQRVARQYNKLLASSAARA; the protein is encoded by the coding sequence ATGCGCCGAATATGTGGCTGTCGGCATCCGCAGCATGGACGTCGCCGAGCGCGCGAAGCTTGTGCCCGGGCGGACGATCTTCGCCCACGAGATCGACGATGTGGACACGACGGCACGCCGGATCCTCGAGCGGATCAAGGGGCCGGTCTACATCACGATAGACCTGGACGTGCTGGACCCGTCGGAAATGCCGTCGACCGGCACGCCCGAGCCCGGCGGCCTCAGCTACCGCCAGTTGAAGGGCCTGCTCAAGGCGGTGTGCCGCGAACGGCAGGTGGTCGGGTTCGACGTCGTGGAGCTGATGCCGCGGCCCGAGAACCGGGCCCCCGATTTCCTGGCCGCCCGGCTGGTGTACCAGCTGATGGCCTTCGTCCTGCAGTCCGGAAAAGGAGAGCCCCGTTGAACAAGAAAGAAATCCTGTCCGATGTCCTGCGCCACGTTGACGTCAAGGCCTTCGACGCGCGTCCGCTGATCCAGGCCTATGGCGACATGGCCTTCCAGGCCCGCAACCTGTCGCGCGCGACCGGCATCCTCAACCAGATGCTGGCCGACCGCGAGTGCAGCGTCATCCTGACCCTTGCCGGCTCGCTGTGCAGCGCCGGCCTCAAGGACGCGCTCGCGTTGATGGTCGAGAACAACATGGTCGATGCCATTGTCTCGACCGGCGCCAACATCGTCGACCAGGACTTCTTCGAGGGCATGGGCTTCCGCCACTACAAGGGCGCGCCGCACGCCGTCGACGACCAGAAGCTGCGCGAGATGGGCATCGACCGCATCTACGACACGTACATCGACGAGGACGAGCTGCGCGAATGCGACATGGCGATCGCCGAAATCGCCGGCACGCTGGAGCCACGCGCCTATTCCTCGCGCGAGTTCATCCAGGCCATGGGCGCCTGGCTCGACAAGCGCGGCCTCGGTTGCGAGCACTCGATCGTGCACGCGGCCTGGAAGAAGGACGTGCCCATCTTCTGCCCCGCCTTCAGCGACTGCTCGGCGGGCTTCGGGCTGGTGCACCACCAGTGGCACAGCGAGAAGTACCTGACCATCGACTCGGTGGCCGACTTCCGCGAGCTGACGCGCATCAAGCTCGAGTGCGGCGAAACCGGCATCTTCATGATCGGCGGCGGCGTGCCGAAGAACTTCACCCAGGACGTGGTGGTCGCCACCGACATCCTGGGCGAGGAGAAGCCGATGCACAAGTACGCCCTGCAGATCACGGTGGCCGACGAGCGCGACGGCGCCCTGAGCGGTTCCACGCTGCAGGAGGCCTGCTCGTGGGGCAAGGTCGACACCGCCTTCGAGCAGATGGTGTGGGCCGAGGCCACGCTGGTGCTGCCGCTGATGGTCAGCGACGCCTGGCACCGCGGCGCCTGGAAGCAGCGCGTGGCGCGGCAGTACAACAAGCTGCTGGCCAGCTCCGCTGCCCGGGCCTGA
- a CDS encoding SET domain-containing protein-lysine N-methyltransferase, which produces MLLQTGSRTYILPESPSVYVNHSCVPNAGLVGNRRLVALTDILPGEQVTFDYSTSMDDGLWSMECRCGHRECRGLIEDFRHLPRRLQQHYLELGVVQGFIARRYRQRPDAQESFADRAIA; this is translated from the coding sequence ATGCTGCTCCAGACGGGGTCCCGCACCTACATCCTGCCGGAAAGCCCGTCGGTCTACGTCAATCATTCGTGTGTTCCGAACGCCGGGCTGGTGGGCAACCGCAGGCTCGTCGCCCTGACCGACATCCTGCCGGGCGAACAGGTGACGTTCGACTATTCCACGAGCATGGACGACGGGCTGTGGTCCATGGAATGCCGCTGCGGCCATCGCGAATGCCGCGGGCTCATCGAAGACTTCCGGCACCTGCCGCGCCGCCTCCAGCAGCACTACCTGGAGTTGGGCGTCGTCCAGGGGTTCATCGCGCGGCGCTATCGGCAGCGTCCGGATGCGCAGGAGTCGTTCGCCGATCGGGCCATCGCCTGA
- a CDS encoding ABC transporter substrate-binding protein, with product MSGLIELTLGHSPDPDDAFMFYGLAKDKLETGPYRFRHVLQDIQTLNERATRGELDITAISIHAYAYVLDKYALLPAGASMGFGYGPMVVAKQAIAPADLAGMTIAIPGKMTSAWLELQLAIGKCEPVVVPFDEIIERVASGEFPAGLIIHEGQLTYREAGLVECLNLGRWWWETTGRRDWPLPLGGNAIHKRHGAAMKDISDILTASIRYSLDNRAAALDYALGWARDMGVELADEFVGMYVNDWTLDYGERGRAAITELLGRGHAAGLIPKVDQLEFVGG from the coding sequence ATGTCCGGCCTCATCGAACTGACGCTCGGCCACAGCCCCGATCCCGACGACGCCTTCATGTTCTACGGGCTGGCCAAGGACAAGCTGGAGACCGGCCCCTACCGTTTCCGGCACGTGCTGCAGGACATCCAGACCCTGAACGAGCGGGCCACGCGCGGCGAGCTGGACATCACGGCCATCAGCATCCACGCCTACGCGTACGTGCTGGACAAGTACGCGCTGCTGCCGGCGGGAGCGAGCATGGGCTTCGGGTACGGGCCGATGGTGGTGGCGAAGCAGGCCATCGCCCCGGCCGACCTGGCCGGCATGACCATCGCCATCCCGGGGAAGATGACCTCGGCCTGGCTGGAACTGCAGCTCGCCATCGGCAAGTGCGAACCGGTGGTCGTGCCGTTCGACGAGATCATCGAGCGCGTGGCATCAGGCGAGTTTCCCGCCGGCCTGATCATCCACGAGGGCCAGCTCACCTACCGTGAGGCGGGGCTGGTCGAGTGCCTGAACCTGGGCCGGTGGTGGTGGGAGACGACCGGGCGCCGGGACTGGCCGCTGCCGCTGGGCGGCAACGCCATCCACAAGCGGCACGGCGCGGCAATGAAGGATATCAGCGACATCCTCACGGCCTCGATCCGCTACAGCCTGGACAACCGGGCGGCCGCGCTGGACTACGCGCTGGGCTGGGCACGCGACATGGGCGTGGAGCTGGCCGACGAGTTCGTGGGCATGTACGTGAACGACTGGACGCTCGACTACGGCGAGCGCGGGCGGGCAGCCATCACCGAACTGCTGGGGCGCGGACACGCCGCCGGGCTGATCCCGAAGGTGGACCAGTTGGAATTCGTGGGCGGCTGA